One Thermoflexus sp. genomic region harbors:
- a CDS encoding alcohol dehydrogenase catalytic domain-containing protein produces the protein MAERMPAVVFLGEGRWALEERPVPSLRNPDDVLLQVEACGICGTDLHILEVPPGHPATPGVILGHEVIGRVVEVGPAAAHLRPGDRVAVAPNLYCGVCPFCQRGLFNHCERFTTLGIFLDGGLAPYEVAPARALFPISPEVPLERAIFTEVLSTVVGGTLQARLHPGEHAVVLGCGPVGLLFIQVLRAGGAASVVAADVAPFRREFARRAGADWAVDPREQDLEGLVREVTRIGADVVVDAVGSLIGTALRLVRPGGTVILFGMNARARAEIAQYDITRREIRVVGSYVGRHTFPLAIQMLERGVIHPEALVTHRLPLSRFGEGLEHLRRGEAVKVMMVPG, from the coding sequence ATGGCCGAACGGATGCCGGCGGTGGTGTTCCTCGGAGAAGGACGGTGGGCGCTGGAGGAGCGGCCGGTCCCTTCCCTGCGCAACCCGGATGACGTCCTCCTTCAGGTGGAGGCCTGCGGGATCTGCGGCACCGATCTGCACATCCTGGAGGTGCCGCCGGGCCATCCCGCGACCCCGGGGGTGATCCTGGGCCACGAGGTGATCGGCCGGGTCGTGGAGGTCGGTCCGGCGGCGGCCCATCTGCGGCCGGGGGATCGGGTGGCGGTGGCGCCGAATCTGTATTGCGGGGTTTGCCCTTTCTGCCAGCGGGGTCTCTTCAACCATTGCGAACGGTTCACCACGCTGGGGATTTTCCTGGACGGAGGCCTGGCCCCTTATGAGGTGGCCCCCGCGCGGGCCCTCTTTCCGATCTCCCCGGAGGTCCCCCTGGAGCGAGCAATCTTCACCGAAGTGCTTTCCACGGTGGTAGGCGGAACCCTTCAGGCCCGTTTGCATCCGGGGGAGCATGCGGTGGTGCTGGGTTGCGGGCCGGTCGGTCTGCTGTTCATTCAGGTCCTCCGGGCGGGCGGGGCCGCGAGCGTGGTCGCGGCGGACGTCGCGCCGTTCCGCCGGGAGTTCGCGCGGCGGGCGGGGGCGGATTGGGCGGTGGACCCCCGGGAGCAGGATCTGGAGGGGCTGGTTCGGGAGGTCACCAGGATCGGGGCGGATGTGGTGGTGGATGCGGTGGGATCGTTGATCGGGACCGCCCTGCGCCTGGTGCGGCCGGGGGGGACGGTGATCCTCTTCGGGATGAACGCCCGGGCCCGGGCGGAGATCGCCCAGTATGACATTACCCGTCGGGAGATCCGGGTGGTGGGCAGCTATGTCGGCCGCCACACTTTCCCTCTGGCCATCCAGATGCTGGAGCGTGGGGTGATCCATCCCGAGGCGCTGGTCACCCACCGCCTGCCGCTCTCCCGCTTCGGGGAGGGGCTGGAGCATTTGCGCCGGGGAGAGGCGGTGAAGGTGATGATGGTGCCCGGGTGA
- the iolM gene encoding scyllo-inosose 3-dehydrogenase: protein MKAVVVEAQWDPRPGYPLSDWERETGKAITGASVWRYPRFSIQEVPDPTPGPEEVVIRVKACGVCGSDLHFYETDAEGYILYPGLVRFPVIPGHEFSGEVVAVGKEVRDLRPGDMVTSEEMLWCGVCTPCRSGFFNHCTNLEELGFTVPGAMAEYVAVQAKYCWKIDAIAERYGDVDRAYEAGSLVEPTSVAYNGIFVRAGGFRPGAYVAVFGAGPIGLAAIALSRAAGAGKVIAFDVSPSRREMALRMGADAAFDPREVAPREAIREVTRGEGADVLVEAAGAPLRTLPEMEKAMAINGRIVIIGRAAERVPLYLEVLQVRRGQIFGSQGHSGDAIFPSVIRMMAAGLIDMTRIITARYPLDRAVEAVERLSQRIDAKITIKPDLRAVPEAEPAAAATA from the coding sequence ATGAAAGCCGTGGTGGTGGAGGCCCAGTGGGACCCGCGTCCGGGTTATCCGCTCTCGGACTGGGAGCGGGAGACCGGCAAGGCGATCACCGGGGCCAGCGTCTGGCGGTATCCTCGTTTCTCCATCCAGGAGGTCCCGGACCCCACGCCGGGCCCGGAGGAGGTGGTGATCCGCGTGAAGGCCTGTGGGGTGTGCGGGTCGGATCTCCATTTCTATGAGACCGATGCCGAGGGCTACATCCTGTATCCCGGCCTGGTGAGGTTCCCGGTGATCCCAGGCCATGAGTTCTCCGGGGAAGTGGTCGCGGTGGGGAAGGAGGTGCGGGATCTGCGGCCGGGGGACATGGTGACTTCCGAAGAGATGTTGTGGTGCGGGGTGTGCACGCCGTGCCGCAGCGGCTTCTTCAACCACTGCACCAACCTGGAGGAGCTGGGGTTCACGGTGCCCGGAGCCATGGCCGAGTATGTGGCGGTCCAGGCCAAATACTGCTGGAAGATCGACGCCATTGCCGAGCGTTATGGAGATGTCGACAGGGCTTACGAAGCGGGTTCCCTGGTGGAGCCGACCAGTGTGGCCTACAACGGGATCTTCGTCCGCGCGGGCGGGTTCCGCCCCGGAGCCTATGTGGCGGTCTTCGGGGCAGGGCCCATCGGCCTGGCGGCGATCGCCCTCTCCCGGGCGGCGGGCGCCGGGAAGGTGATCGCGTTTGACGTGAGCCCTTCGCGGCGGGAGATGGCGCTGCGGATGGGCGCGGATGCGGCCTTCGACCCCCGCGAGGTGGCGCCCCGCGAGGCGATCCGGGAAGTGACCCGCGGGGAAGGGGCGGATGTGCTGGTGGAGGCGGCGGGGGCGCCCCTGCGGACGTTGCCAGAGATGGAGAAAGCCATGGCCATCAACGGGCGGATCGTGATCATCGGTCGAGCCGCCGAACGGGTGCCGCTCTATCTGGAGGTCCTGCAGGTGCGACGGGGGCAGATCTTCGGCTCCCAGGGCCATTCGGGCGATGCGATCTTCCCCAGCGTGATCCGGATGATGGCCGCCGGGTTGATCGATATGACCCGCATCATCACCGCCCGCTATCCCCTGGATCGGGCGGTGGAAGCGGTGGAGCGGCTGAGCCAGCGGATTGACGCGAAGATCACGATCAAGCCGGATCTGCGGGCGGTGCCGGAAGCCGAGCCGGCGGCCGCCGCGACCGCCTGA
- a CDS encoding ATP-binding cassette domain-containing protein, with the protein MSEGRWLVEMRGIVKRFDGVEALAGVDFAVGYQEVVGLLGDNGAGKSTLIKILTGVYPPDAGEIYFEGRPVRFRSPREARALGIETVYQDLALVEMMSIARNFFLGREPVQRVGPFSFLNMREMEAVTRRVLEEIGIRVRSVWEPVSVLSGGERQSIAIGRALHFGVRLLILDEPTSALSIKETRKVLGYVEEVRRRGLSVIFITHNIYHVYPVADRLVILSHGRKIGDFRKTDISPEMVAELIAGGITLPEEGKP; encoded by the coding sequence ATGAGCGAAGGACGCTGGCTGGTGGAGATGCGGGGGATCGTCAAGCGGTTCGACGGTGTGGAGGCCCTGGCCGGGGTGGATTTCGCGGTGGGCTATCAGGAGGTGGTGGGCCTCCTGGGGGATAACGGGGCCGGGAAATCCACGCTGATCAAGATCCTCACCGGGGTCTATCCGCCGGATGCCGGCGAGATCTATTTCGAGGGCCGTCCGGTTCGCTTCCGCTCGCCTCGCGAGGCGCGGGCGCTGGGCATTGAGACGGTTTACCAGGATCTGGCCCTGGTGGAGATGATGAGCATCGCCCGGAATTTCTTCCTGGGCCGGGAGCCCGTGCAGCGGGTCGGGCCTTTCTCGTTCCTGAATATGCGGGAGATGGAAGCGGTCACCCGCCGGGTGCTGGAGGAGATCGGCATCCGGGTCCGTTCGGTGTGGGAGCCCGTCTCCGTGCTATCGGGCGGGGAACGGCAATCGATCGCCATCGGCCGCGCCCTTCACTTCGGCGTGCGCTTGCTGATCCTCGACGAACCCACTTCCGCCCTCTCGATCAAAGAGACCCGCAAGGTGCTGGGGTATGTGGAGGAGGTCCGCCGGCGGGGCCTCTCGGTGATCTTCATCACCCATAACATCTATCACGTCTATCCCGTGGCGGATCGCCTGGTCATCTTAAGCCATGGCCGCAAGATCGGGGATTTCCGCAAAACGGATATCTCGCCGGAGATGGTCGCCGAGCTCATCGCCGGCGGGATCACCCTTCCTGAGGAGGGAAAGCCATGA
- a CDS encoding ABC transporter permease, with product MDPQAVEARGQARTRLWARGITLAELRRYPEVGALAGFLAVFFGFAIVAPHFLTLGSLAGIMTIAAELGLVAVGVTLLMIAGEFDLSVGSVLGVSAMVFALMARAGIPHLLAFLAALALAAAIGALNGWVVTRGRLPSFIVTLGSMMFWRGVLLAVTGGFPIAYEEQSLLMFVLSGRLPGGFHASALWFLGVALIATLVLTRTPFGNAIFASGGNPQAARALGVEVARVKQVGFILTAVLAGLTGIIQFSRFGSVDPLRGEGVELEAIAATVTGGTLLTGGYGSVIGTVLGALIVGMVRNGLVLAGAPAYWYRAFIGLVLVGAVIINLRIRRSG from the coding sequence ATGGACCCACAAGCCGTTGAGGCGCGCGGGCAGGCGCGGACCCGTCTGTGGGCGCGAGGGATTACGCTGGCGGAGCTGCGGCGATACCCGGAGGTGGGGGCGCTGGCCGGTTTCCTCGCGGTCTTTTTCGGCTTTGCCATTGTGGCCCCTCACTTCCTCACCCTGGGCTCCCTGGCCGGGATTATGACCATCGCCGCCGAGCTGGGGCTGGTGGCGGTGGGCGTCACGCTGTTGATGATCGCCGGGGAGTTCGATCTCTCGGTGGGATCCGTGCTGGGGGTCTCGGCGATGGTGTTCGCATTGATGGCCCGGGCGGGGATCCCGCATCTCCTCGCGTTTCTCGCGGCCCTGGCTCTGGCCGCGGCGATCGGCGCGCTGAACGGCTGGGTGGTGACCCGCGGCCGGCTGCCCTCGTTCATCGTCACCCTGGGATCCATGATGTTCTGGCGAGGGGTGCTGCTGGCGGTGACCGGGGGGTTCCCCATCGCCTACGAAGAGCAATCCCTGCTGATGTTTGTCCTCTCCGGCCGGCTCCCCGGCGGTTTCCACGCCTCGGCCCTCTGGTTCCTGGGTGTGGCCCTGATCGCCACCCTGGTGCTCACCCGCACGCCCTTCGGCAACGCGATCTTCGCTTCGGGGGGCAACCCCCAGGCGGCCCGGGCCCTGGGGGTGGAGGTGGCAAGGGTGAAACAGGTCGGGTTCATCCTGACGGCGGTTCTGGCGGGCCTGACGGGCATCATCCAGTTCAGCCGCTTCGGGTCGGTAGATCCCCTGCGGGGGGAGGGGGTGGAGTTGGAAGCCATCGCGGCCACGGTGACGGGCGGGACCCTGCTCACGGGGGGCTATGGCAGTGTGATCGGCACAGTGCTCGGGGCGCTGATCGTAGGGATGGTCCGCAACGGCCTGGTGCTGGCGGGCGCGCCGGCCTACTGGTATCGGGCGTTCATCGGGCTGGTCCTGGTCGGAGCGGTGATCATCAATCTGCGGATCCGGCGATCGGGGTGA
- a CDS encoding sugar ABC transporter substrate-binding protein has translation MIRVVRRWIPLFLILGLLLGACAPATPAATPPKKEFTFYIVSHGGPADPFWGVVIKGMNDAAKVYPVEAKYFGPEKFSVQELVNLLNSAIAAKPDGLAVTITDPKALDEPLRRAIQQGIPVVAINVADPRPEGERIPYMFYIGMDEYLGGLRAAQRMLAVRTPTRAVCAIHEVGHVGLEARCQGFLDGMKGKNVPVEKLDIGTDPTKAVEALKAYFTRNPDTDALLTLGPLGTDPAVKFLKENNLVGKVLHGTFDLHPGTLSAIKEGVTLFAIDQQQYLQGYMAITWLYLYKKYGLRPANDVLTGPGFVDKDNVSLVEALIKQGIR, from the coding sequence ATGATTCGCGTCGTCCGCCGATGGATCCCTCTCTTCCTGATTCTGGGTCTGTTGCTGGGCGCTTGTGCTCCGGCCACGCCCGCCGCCACCCCTCCGAAGAAAGAGTTCACGTTCTATATCGTCTCCCATGGGGGCCCCGCGGATCCCTTCTGGGGGGTAGTGATCAAAGGGATGAACGACGCCGCCAAGGTCTACCCGGTGGAGGCCAAATACTTCGGACCGGAGAAGTTCTCCGTTCAGGAACTGGTGAACCTCCTCAACAGCGCCATCGCCGCCAAGCCGGACGGACTGGCGGTGACGATCACGGACCCCAAGGCCCTGGATGAGCCGCTGCGCCGGGCGATCCAGCAGGGCATCCCGGTGGTGGCCATCAATGTCGCGGATCCGCGCCCGGAGGGCGAGCGCATCCCCTATATGTTCTACATCGGCATGGATGAGTATCTAGGGGGGCTCCGGGCGGCCCAGCGGATGCTGGCTGTGCGCACACCCACGCGGGCCGTTTGCGCCATTCATGAGGTCGGCCACGTGGGCCTGGAGGCCCGCTGCCAGGGCTTCCTGGATGGGATGAAAGGGAAGAACGTGCCGGTGGAGAAGCTGGATATCGGCACGGATCCCACCAAGGCGGTGGAGGCCCTGAAGGCTTACTTCACCCGCAACCCGGATACGGATGCCCTCCTCACCCTCGGCCCCCTGGGCACGGACCCGGCGGTGAAGTTCCTGAAGGAAAACAACCTGGTCGGCAAGGTGCTCCACGGAACGTTTGATCTGCACCCCGGGACGCTGTCGGCGATCAAGGAGGGGGTGACGTTGTTCGCCATCGATCAGCAGCAATACCTGCAGGGCTACATGGCCATCACCTGGCTCTATCTTTACAAGAAATACGGGCTGCGCCCGGCCAACGACGTGCTGACCGGGCCGGGCTTTGTGGATAAGGACAATGTGAGCCTGGTGGAGGCGCTGATCAAGCAGGGCATCCGTTAA
- a CDS encoding LacI family DNA-binding transcriptional regulator codes for MGRRASRRVSIKDIARKAGVSHSTVSRALRGSPLVNPRTAERIRRLAARMGYVPNAAARSLVTTRTSIIGLVITTLADPFLAEIVRGVEEVALEAGYRLFLATSNADPEREMAAVRALAESRVEGVIVASSRVGDLYLPHLEALGVPIVLINNQREEPFIYSVASDSRQGAVEAVSYLVRLGHTRIAYIAGPPTARSNRERLAGYQEAMAQAGLSVDPAWIVEGNGRPEGGEWGIRRLLEVPRRPTAVFCYNDMTAIGALRAARAAGLRVPEDLSIIGFDDILFAAYTEPPLTTVAQPKYEMGRTAMSVLLRLLQGERTPAHLRLPCRLVERASCGPPLESAVPIAPHLLAERRLP; via the coding sequence ATGGGTCGACGCGCTTCCCGGCGGGTTTCGATCAAGGATATCGCTCGAAAGGCCGGCGTCTCCCATTCCACGGTCTCGCGAGCGTTGCGGGGGAGCCCCCTGGTCAATCCGCGCACCGCCGAGCGGATCCGCCGGCTGGCGGCGCGGATGGGCTATGTGCCCAACGCCGCGGCGCGGAGCCTGGTCACCACCCGCACCTCCATCATCGGCCTGGTCATCACCACCCTGGCGGATCCCTTCCTGGCGGAGATCGTCCGTGGGGTGGAGGAGGTGGCCCTGGAGGCGGGCTATCGCCTGTTCCTGGCCACCTCCAATGCGGATCCCGAGCGGGAGATGGCGGCGGTGCGGGCCCTGGCCGAGAGCCGGGTGGAGGGGGTGATCGTGGCTTCCTCCCGGGTCGGAGACCTTTACCTTCCCCACCTGGAGGCCCTGGGCGTTCCCATCGTGCTGATCAACAACCAGCGGGAGGAGCCCTTTATCTATTCCGTGGCCTCGGACAGCCGTCAGGGGGCCGTGGAGGCGGTTTCCTACCTGGTGCGGCTGGGCCACACCCGCATCGCCTACATCGCCGGCCCGCCGACAGCGCGCTCCAATCGGGAGCGTCTGGCCGGCTATCAGGAGGCGATGGCGCAGGCCGGCCTCTCCGTAGATCCCGCCTGGATCGTGGAGGGGAACGGCCGGCCGGAAGGGGGTGAATGGGGGATCCGGCGCCTGCTGGAGGTCCCGCGCCGGCCGACCGCCGTGTTCTGCTACAACGATATGACGGCCATTGGGGCTCTGCGGGCTGCCCGCGCGGCCGGCCTGCGCGTCCCCGAGGATCTTTCCATCATCGGCTTCGATGATATCCTCTTCGCCGCCTACACGGAGCCCCCTTTGACCACTGTCGCCCAGCCCAAGTATGAGATGGGGCGGACCGCTATGAGCGTGCTGTTGCGGTTGCTTCAAGGGGAGCGAACGCCGGCCCATCTGCGGCTGCCCTGCCGCCTGGTGGAGCGCGCCTCCTGCGGCCCGCCCCTGGAAAGCGCTGTTCCGATCGCCCCCCATCTTCTGGCTGAAAGGAGGTTGCCATGA
- a CDS encoding FAD-binding oxidoreductase: MPDRLRKWNGWGYEGEGIPAERVARWLKAVEPWLRVSPEDYQPPVPLESLQVPPSRIALEIPGFQGTLLATDDERALHAAGRSFGDLVRLRTGRDLGFPDAVAYPEDEADLLRLMEVAERRSIALIPYGGGTSVVGGVEPAVPPGFQGVLSVDLARMNRIRFLDPSGRRVRVQAGIRGPDLEEALRAHGLAFRHYPQSFAMSTLGGWIATRAAGHFSTAWGRIEHRVESLRVLTPRGVLETREVPASASGPDVRSWMMGSEGAFGFITEAVVRAVRPPVAKRAGGFRFPEFSAGLEAMRRILQAGLMPAVLRLLDEYEVAISAVLAGRPLEPGALLHISLEIEDPEDVHRAEAEWRSALRWIERAGGIPAPEAVETWKRAYFEQPYWRDVMIDFGLLLDTVETAVPWPRVEETVRTVRERLLQRIDRWSPVGGVMCRVTHGYPDGCALYFTFFARPPREALHEAWRDLQQTALEAFLGCGGTITHHHGTGRDFRSFLVAEHGPLALDLLRRVKTALDPAGIMNPGVLVAPAPHG, encoded by the coding sequence ATGCCGGATCGCCTGCGGAAATGGAACGGCTGGGGGTATGAAGGGGAAGGGATCCCGGCGGAGCGGGTCGCCCGCTGGTTGAAAGCGGTGGAGCCATGGCTGCGGGTCTCCCCGGAGGATTACCAGCCGCCCGTCCCCCTGGAGTCCCTTCAGGTTCCTCCATCCCGCATCGCCCTGGAGATCCCGGGTTTTCAGGGCACCCTCCTGGCCACGGATGATGAGCGGGCGCTGCACGCAGCCGGGCGGAGTTTCGGGGATCTGGTGCGGTTGCGGACCGGGCGGGATCTCGGTTTCCCCGACGCGGTGGCCTATCCAGAGGATGAAGCGGATCTCCTCCGCCTGATGGAGGTTGCCGAGCGCCGATCCATTGCGCTCATTCCCTATGGAGGCGGGACCTCGGTCGTTGGCGGGGTGGAGCCCGCTGTTCCCCCTGGCTTCCAGGGGGTCCTCTCGGTGGATCTCGCCCGGATGAATCGAATTCGATTCCTTGATCCCTCCGGCCGTCGGGTTCGGGTGCAGGCGGGGATTCGCGGGCCGGATCTGGAGGAAGCGCTGCGGGCGCATGGCCTGGCCTTCCGGCATTATCCCCAGTCCTTCGCGATGTCGACGCTGGGGGGCTGGATCGCGACGCGGGCGGCGGGGCATTTCTCCACCGCGTGGGGAAGGATCGAGCATCGCGTGGAAAGCCTGCGCGTGCTCACCCCCCGCGGGGTTCTGGAGACCCGGGAGGTGCCCGCCTCGGCCTCGGGGCCGGATGTGCGGTCGTGGATGATGGGGAGCGAGGGGGCGTTTGGATTCATCACCGAGGCGGTGGTGCGGGCGGTGCGGCCGCCGGTCGCCAAGCGGGCGGGCGGTTTTCGTTTCCCGGAGTTCTCGGCCGGTCTGGAGGCCATGCGGCGGATTCTGCAGGCGGGCTTGATGCCGGCCGTCCTCCGTCTGCTCGATGAATATGAGGTAGCGATCAGCGCCGTCCTCGCCGGTCGTCCGCTGGAACCGGGCGCCTTGCTGCACATCAGCCTGGAGATCGAAGATCCCGAGGATGTGCATCGGGCGGAGGCGGAATGGCGTTCGGCCCTCCGATGGATCGAACGGGCGGGGGGCATTCCAGCGCCCGAGGCCGTGGAGACGTGGAAACGGGCCTACTTCGAACAGCCTTACTGGCGCGATGTCATGATCGATTTCGGCCTGCTCCTGGATACGGTGGAGACCGCTGTGCCGTGGCCCCGGGTGGAGGAAACCGTGCGGACCGTGCGGGAGCGATTGCTCCAGCGGATCGATCGCTGGTCGCCGGTCGGTGGGGTGATGTGTCGGGTGACGCATGGCTATCCGGACGGATGCGCCCTGTATTTTACTTTCTTCGCCCGTCCACCCCGGGAAGCGCTACACGAGGCGTGGCGGGATCTCCAGCAGACGGCCCTGGAGGCGTTTCTGGGGTGCGGGGGGACCATCACCCATCACCATGGAACGGGACGGGATTTCCGATCGTTCCTGGTCGCCGAGCATGGCCCCCTGGCTCTGGATCTCCTGCGGCGCGTGAAGACGGCCCTGGATCCGGCCGGGATCATGAACCCGGGCGTGCTGGTGGCCCCCGCGCCGCACGGGTAG
- a CDS encoding glycosyltransferase, translated as MISVIIPTLNEAAYLPHLLEALARQTRQPDEVIVADAGSRDGTPEIARAWGARVVPGGRPAVGRNAGARVARGTWLVFLDADVVPRPDFLEKAMREIEARRLDIATCLMEPLSPRPTDRVFHEVANGYLLALQWISPRAPGFCILVRRDLHETIGGFDETLLLAEDHDYVRRASRYGRFGVLTTVRIPVSTRRLEEEGVFPLLLKYLWAEAHVWAGRPIRSLPFDYAFGHHRPSARPGGYAEGEEEGKGTWLAWPPVLHPRSMMRRIGSRSGPLPVPWRWRLLSGDRPLRASRPKAHEGRLESSAGGRLLPSPPSSGDR; from the coding sequence ATGATCAGTGTGATTATCCCGACCCTGAACGAGGCGGCCTATCTTCCGCATCTGCTGGAAGCGCTGGCGCGCCAGACGCGACAGCCGGACGAGGTGATCGTGGCCGACGCAGGCTCGAGGGACGGGACGCCGGAGATCGCCCGGGCCTGGGGCGCCCGGGTGGTCCCTGGGGGGCGGCCGGCCGTCGGTCGGAACGCCGGGGCGCGCGTCGCCCGGGGAACATGGCTGGTGTTTCTGGATGCCGATGTGGTTCCCCGGCCGGATTTCCTGGAGAAGGCCATGCGGGAGATCGAGGCCCGGCGTCTGGACATCGCCACCTGCCTGATGGAGCCCCTGAGCCCCCGACCGACGGATCGGGTGTTCCATGAAGTGGCCAACGGATACCTCCTGGCGTTGCAGTGGATCTCCCCCCGCGCCCCCGGGTTCTGCATTCTGGTCCGCCGGGATCTGCACGAGACCATCGGTGGGTTCGATGAAACGCTGCTCCTGGCGGAAGACCACGATTACGTGCGACGGGCGTCCCGTTACGGCCGGTTCGGGGTCCTCACTACGGTTCGGATCCCGGTATCCACTCGGCGGCTGGAGGAGGAGGGCGTCTTCCCCTTGCTGCTGAAATATCTCTGGGCGGAGGCCCATGTATGGGCCGGGCGGCCCATCCGATCGCTTCCCTTCGATTACGCGTTCGGGCATCACCGCCCATCCGCACGTCCAGGTGGATACGCGGAAGGGGAAGAAGAGGGGAAGGGGACATGGCTGGCTTGGCCGCCCGTCCTCCATCCTCGATCCATGATGCGAAGGATCGGAAGCCGCTCGGGACCCCTTCCAGTGCCCTGGAGGTGGAGGCTTCTTTCGGGAGATCGGCCTCTGCGGGCCTCCCGGCCGAAGGCCCATGAGGGGCGACTCGAGTCATCTGCCGGGGGCCGCCTGCTGCCCTCACCCCCCTCCTCTGGAGACCGGTAG